The DNA segment CAATATTTccataaaaccccaaaccttcaAGACGAAGTTAAATTCAGGTAGTCCAActaatgcttttcaaaaacagactgaggcaaaaaatgGACTTTTTGAGATGACATCcttgaaattaacatttttaattaagattgCTGCaaattcatttacatttttcttcatacaTGTATTCTAATTAACTGTTGATCACAATTATGTCACTATTCTGTCAGACTAAAAACTTAATCcgtttttctttccttttctgcttttgctttgaaaaagaagCATCAAAGGCCTGGTCTGGAGCCAGACTGCAACAACAGGAACTTGTCAATTAACTTAAACAGACTCAAATCAAATTCTCAGTTACAACTGGTTAGCAATTTTACTTAAAAGTTTCTTTCAgcgggaaaaaaaaatttttttgaaagtttcatTGGGAAAAACTTCTCTGCTTCCAGATGGAATTTCTAGTAAGAACAAGTGAGATAATCACTCTGAAATAATCTCACTTGAGATGTGGGTGTTTCAGATTTGTGCTTCTGCTTTGACTGTTCCAGGCCCTCCCACGTCTTGCAGAAATAGGCTGAGGATTGGAATATAAAATTGGTATCTGTTTTTCTAGACAAGTTGACATTTAACTATTTATCAATCTAGACATTCAAAAAAAGAGACTGTTAGAAAGcctcttttgttccttttcttctacAAAATGTTCTCTGTTTCACAGTGATTATTTCCCAAGTGTATTCCCAAGTTCATTATCCTGTGAAGGATTAGGTAAAGTTTTATTCTAAGAGAAAATGATGTTTGAAAAAGAAGTTAAGTGAACCCTCTAATAAGGAATGTAAGCATTTGGTTAAACTAGCAAAAAGCACAGTTACCTGCTGgtctaaatatttaatttcaaggAGTTGTGCAAAATCATTGCTAACATTACTATTGTTACCTAAAAATAAGATACCATACAACAACAAACTCCATAACCCATGGAGCCATACAATGAAATGTATGAGCTTTaattaatgagaaagaaaatcatgCTGAGGACACCTCTGTATAATTAGCTGAATTGCATTTATAGTCCCTGCACAGCAACAGAGCTACCTAAAGATGACTGTGAAGAACCTGGACTCTTCAGCTGATGGCTCTTCTACCCATGGCAGCAATGTTTGTGAATCTGTGTTTAACATCCTTGTATGCttccttgctttctctcctgttcTGCTACGGTCTTCTGTTGTACTCCTGCACTTATTTGCTACTTCTAATCCTACAGCAATTCAACACCTTCTATCTCCAGATGCTTGTCCAAAGTTCGTACACAACTTTCTAGCTTGCTCATGGAGGTCTTCTGCTCCCAGCAAGACTGCAGACTCATGTGCTGGAAAGCTGTTAAATTTTGAACTACTGGCAAGACAAATGCCTATGTATGTGACACTGTAACAGCAAAtaatcacatttcattttaattttatgttgtGGAAACTCTTCAGAAACTTTTAACGCAGCACTGTCACCTACACATTATTTTATCGTTGTAACTCATTTAAACAGTTACATATATAGTaacacccccaccaccaccctagAAATCTGAGTAAAAATGAAGTTAGCTTGAATTGTATAGCAAACAATATGTTTTAAACCCCCAACTCTGAAAGTGCTGTATGACTTACGGGATGACagtatgaaaaggaaatatttcacattaaatGGCTAACCTCTTTAAGACTCTCTCACTTAGTTATTAAGTAAACCAGACTACAGAGAGGGTACAGCCTTGGCTGCCATAATAAAGAAATGGGAGTGTAACAGGCTGTTACAAAAGGTTTTGTTCAACAGAGGTTTATTTTGACACGTATTACTTGATTCTTGacaacacttcagaaaaatctggTCTTAGTTATTCAGTATAAGGCAAGCTGGCCAGCCTTGGTGCACTGGTTGTAGGTGTTGTCCCCCCAGCTCACTACCCTTCCTCAGTGCCAGAAGTTTCTGTTCCTGTAGAACGGAGCATGCACCTATTCCTCAATCTCTCAATGCAAAGCCCAACATTTTAAGACAGATGTTTTGGCAGCTCCTTCCTGGCTAGTCGTTCATGCCCATGTGTCCTCACGCACTAGTGCTTGGTACAAGTGGTGAAACTGGTGAAACACAGTGAGTCAAATCACCCAGAGCtgagaacaaaaacatttaagaatgGCTGAACTGGAACCCATCTGGGAGCAGTTCCCCAGGCAGCAAGGCTGGCCTAACAGGTTCACAGCCTCGACTGTTCATTCCGCCTCCCACGCTGTTTGCTGCCCCCTCAGTTGTCATATGGGTGTCTACACAAGCTGTGATCACGGAAGCAGTCTCAGTTACACACACAAATGTGTCCCAACACCCTCCAATATGTATTGTAAAATTCCGGCCCATTGCAGGAACCCAGTTCACTGTCTGGCCCCAAAACAACTGTGCCAGTAACCCTGCTGTGGGAATGACGAAGGAGGTGAAAGGGCAGGGGATGGCACCTCTGTCACCATCTGAGGGAGAACAACCTGAGATTACACGCTCAGGAAGACGGCCACAGTGTAAAGTGGCAAGGGAGCTCAGAGAAAGCCTAGTGCTGTTTATTTGTGGAAAtcattatggaaaaaaacaataagTAATCTCCGCCCAAATCCAGTTTACCCACTACGCCTGCCATCCTGCAGGGCCCGTTCCAACGAGGAACATCCTTGCTGGCTTGTTGGCTCCATGTCCTGCAGCGCCGCCGAGGATGGGCTACCAGGAAGGCAGTGCCCtcctgcagagccctgcagtCCTTCACAGCTCTCTGGTCTTAACTTGGTAAGGGCCTTCAGCCCGGTCAAAACCCAGGATATGTACTGGCGCCGTGGTGGGCATGTTTTTCCCAGAAACGTTTGTGACTTGGGGAACTGACTGACGCAGTAACAGAATTTGGTAACGGGTACAAAGTGGCCCCAAACCAGTGCAGGCTAggaattagaagaaaatttctaGTACCCAGACCAGTGAGGTGGGGGATAACTTCTCAAGCTAATTACTCTTGAGTGAGAGCGTGGTTATGGAAGGAATTACAGGACAGCTGGGCCTCTGAGGCTCGTTTCTCCCTGCAGCCTTGAGGGAATGTTCAGAAAGGCACATGGAACTTCCCACAACACGAGGCTGCCCTGACGGGAGTTACTGGAAACGGTAAAAGCCACACAGTGCAAACGGGCGGCTTCTCAGACTGGAACCGAAGCACCGAACTACGCGGTCCAGGCTGCCGGCGCGCACGAACACAGCCGCTCCCGCCGACCGACCCCACCCGGGTGTTAAAGCCCCCGCACGGCACTCACCCGCCCAGCGCGGGCGCACGCCCGGCGCGGCGCAGCGCAGCGCGGCCCCAGCGCCTCCGCGGCCAGCGCCGGCAGCGGGGCTCGAACCGGTGGATCCCCGCGGGCGCGCAGGGATTGCCGGCGGCCGCCTGGCGGCCCGGCCCCTCCGCGCCCGCTGCTGCCGCCCTccgcggggccggcccgggggcAGTGCCGGGAGCGCGCAGGGGCTTCGGCGGAGGCGCGGCCGCTGATGGATGTGAcgcgcgcggcggcggcggcgctccCCCTGCGCCGGCGGGGAGGCGGCCCTGTGCCCGGCGCCGCCTGCCCGGCCGCGCCGTGACCGtgcccggggccgcgccggcgGGGAGGCGGGCTCCGCGGGGCAGCCGGGGCAGGTGACAGCGCCCGCGGCCGCCTCGCAGCTCGGtgcccggcgcggggggggccGCGAGTgccgggaggcggcggcggcgcggcccttTGGTGCCGGGGCGCCCCGCGGGGGAGCCCTGCGTTGCGTtgcggccgggcccggcggggcgaTGTAGGGGACATGCCCTGACGGGACGGCGAGCGGACGGGCGCCGCCTGCGAGGGGGCAGCTGCGCCAGCGGAGCCGCCAGCGGCGGAtcggccgggcccggcgggccCCCCTGGCCGCCGGCGCTATGGCCGGGCCCGGCCTCTGGACGAGCATCAAGTCCCTGCTGCGGAGGAGCGAGGCCCCGCTGTTCCTGAACGACTCGAGTGCCTTTGACTTCTCGGACGAGGTGGGGGACGAGGACTTCCCCCGGTTCAACAAGCTGCGAGTGGTGGTGTCGGACGACGCCTCGGAGGCTGCCCCGGAGACGCCGGCGAACGGGGcgcccctggccctgccctcgGACGACGAGTCGCTGCTGGAGCGGGACGGGGCCCTGCGCAGCGGCCGCGCCGGCCGGGCGGGCCCCTGCAGCGGCTGCAGCAGCCGGCGAGAGCGCTGCAAGCAGAGGACGGTGAAGCGGCGGCTGGCGCTCGCTGCCCTCCTCTACCTGCTCTTCATGACCGGGGAGCTCATAGGTGAGTCGGGGCTGCTGGCCGTCCCTCCGGCCCGGCTGTGCCCCTGCGCTGAGCGGCGCCCGCGGGCGTTTAGCGAATGGCTGCAAGTGCGGAGAATGAGCAAAGGCCGCCTGTATTTTCCAcgcaaggaaaaaaaacccgaGGAATCTGCAACTTCCCTTACCTGAACCTCCCCAGTTCCCCCCAAATGGCATCAGCTaagctgggttttttgctttgtccAATGGCTTTTTGTTTCTCCCTGTGTGTCTTACAGGTGTGTAAGGTGTCTTTAGCGAGGGAGAAGCGTCATTTTATTACATACTTAAGATGAACAATTTCATCACAGTATGTTTTAATTACTGCCATACAACCCCACTGTACTTGCaacaggagaggaagagggaaacagGGTTTCCGCCTGTGGGATTTACCATAACAACAAAACTGATACTGGGGAGTATTTGTCCTTATGCATCAGGTCAAGCAATACACTGTTACTTACAACTGAAAAGCCAAATCCCGAGCTGTCAGTGACAATCCAGGGAAGGAGACACTCTCTTGACAACTTCCCAACGCCCTACTGAGCTCAGGGCTAGCATATGCTCCATCCAAACATAAATCGTACAAGCAAAGTCCATCAAAATAATAGGTATTTTAACAGTTCCCATTACAACACTTAAGAATACCAAGTAGTTTGGTtaaattacatgttttctgtttgttaataCTTGGCAGAAGTACGGTGGGCTTTTACCTGGAAAGCTGTTCCTATATAAGCATCTGATTGTTGTTGGTCAGAAGAATGAATCTTGTGCTCAAGTTCAGCTTTCATTGCTCCCGCATAAAGGCAGGCTGTCATCTGCTGTTCAGGTTGAAGAGAAACCTATGCATTATACAGCAGTCTGTATACAAAATGACTGCACTTTATTTAATAGGCTATAGCAGCATaggtttgaaataaaatttaagaattGAAGGTCCCTTGGATGCATAGATGAGCTATTATGTGTTACGCCTTTGCCATTACCTAATCATTTTTACAAAGGATAACATTTATCTTCTAATCTCTGTTCACTTATTAATCAGTGTCCTGTTACCATCTGTTTTTTTGGACACGTCCATGCCATTCAGTGCAAGTGTCTGCTCGGTGCTGCTCAGCCTCCTGAAGGATGCTTGAAGTCTCCCATCTGCTTTCCCCCGATTTGAAGGGGTGGGGAGCATTACACAGTGCCAGCACATTGATGGGTTGGTCCAGGGCTCTCTAGCAACTATAAcaattaattgcttttaaactgctttcattttaacatACAAGCTAATCATCACAGCTAATGAGATGAATTGTTGGCCATAATTCAccaggtggggaaaaaaaaaagtcacaaaaacTTTCTGGAAGTAAAGGACAGAGATACCTCAGATATAGCAACGTGGGACCTacatcctcctcctcacctaTGCAGATTTGGTCAGTAACGGCTGAAGATCTGACCTTTGCTGATGTGGTGAGCTAATGCTCTTGGATCACTTGGCCTAGGACAGTTGTGAATTGCATCTTAAAGACAGGAACTTCTACAAGATGGATAGGGAGCAAAATCATTGCCTGAGTATAAATAATACAGTTTGTCCTAcatatgtagaaaaaaatctctaggAGAAATGGTCTGTTTTTCAGAGAGAGACCAGATTACCAACTGTATTTGCACCAGTTTTATTTGGGGCCTTATTTCAGGAACATGGGTTAATGGAAGAAAGTAGTTTTGTCTTTTAACATCTCTCTGTGTGTGGTTAGTCATTGATAACACTGCCACAATACATCAGCTTATCATGGATAAGGCGCTTTGCATCAGACTTGTGAGGATCTGCCTGAATGCCTCCATTTGCCCCCTGgctccatttttttctcagcatgaCCTCAGGTAAATTTGATAAGCAACACAGCATTGCATCTCAGATGCAGGCACCCTTTAACATGAGAGTGATTTTATTTGATTGTATTCATACCAGAGTTCTCATATACGCTGAATTTAGTTCATCTGAAGGGCCCCTCACTGAACAGTATGTCTGAGCTGTAGGCAGCTTATGCTGAAGTCACTGAGAATGTATCTGTTAGGGGCTTCAGATCCGATTCATGCTGTTCTAGACCTCTCCATAGCTAGAGCAGGGAGAGCTCTAGAAATAATACGTGTTgagagtaaaaaataatttctcatcaTTGTCACATCATCTGTTTCTCCCTCACAGCCAGGACTTCTGCAGGCTCAGCTCAGGGTGGCGGATTTATCTGTACAAAGTGTTGGTACTGTAGTGTGGGCTCATCCTCCTCAGGTTTCTGTAGGCTATCACCAGCCCTACTTCATTATTTTGGCACGGAGGCAGATAGCACTAAGGGGCCAGGCCCATAAAATATTCAGGCATCCAGCTCGCACAGCAAATAAATAGAGGACTTGGGTATCTCTGTACTTTTGTGGATCTTGACCTGAATGACTTGTCACAGGGCAAGTAATCAGCAGTAGAATGAGTAATTACAGATGGAGCCCTCAAGTCCTGGGTCAGTGCTGTTcctgtttaatttatttcactCCACTCCTTTCTTGTGTTCTGTCTGGTTGGCTTCAAATTTTGGAACTTCCTGAATTGATCTGTAGCTCAGGTATTTGGGAAACTGTGTTTGATTACATAGAACATTTTAACTGACTGACTTCTGTGATCTTTGACAGATTTGAGTttgagaaaaaggcagaagaccCTATCAGacaattaatttcttcagcaaaagtCCTCCTGCTGTCTGTTACTGATGTCAAGATAAAGGAAGTCTtgtttcagcagcttttttgtGAAATTTTGATTGgcatattttttcccaaagtatAGCCAAGCTCAttaccccagcccacctcagtttttgttgtttaatttgATGAACAGTCATTGTAAAAGTCAGATAACAACTTACACTTTGTGGGAACCATTTTGcatcaagaaattaaaaacatattgcAAATTTTAGTTAGCTTTTCTGACAAGGTTTCGATGTTTTCAGCTATGTTGAGAGATTTCCAATTGATCGTCTGTGAGAAGGACAGCTGTCCTTCACAGGTCACTGAAAGCAGTGGTGAGCCATCAAGCTGTCTATTTGTAGAGGTTATagatgtcctttttttttttccaagttgcCAATCCTGTTTGAACAGCTCTTAAGCAGTACTTTTAACCAAGCAACGAACCGATACATTTGGAAACAGAGAACCTTTGATATCAGAATTTTGTAAATCCCAGTTATGTTTTCTTAATCCACATGCTGCATTATGATTAGCTTCTGTACCTGAATTCcttctttataattttatttttatagtttttaaaattGGGAGGCTAGCTGAAATAGAATTGACTCATCTTGGACTGAAGTGATTCTCAAAATTAATACATGTGAATTAACATACGTACTTTGAATGGTCATACATGTAAACTACTGGATTGAATGTCCATACATATAAACTACTCAATTCAATGTCCTTAAATACAACGTTTCTTCTGTGCTGACTATACAAAAGGCTGACTTACACATTTCTaagtcatatttttttaaattatgtgagaacacaaattaattcagaaaggaaaggtgGAACTCATGTTACTCAAAAAGCTGATGAATTGCTAAATCTTAAAAACTCGTTAGTTTTGAGCTGTGATAGCCtttggaaaatttcagcctCAGAGGAATTTGACTTGGACACTTACAAACAACTGAAGAAGCGGGGATGGAGGAAAGGAACTGGTTGAAAATGTGGTGTGTTTGGTAGTTACCCTCAGTACAAGCACTACTACAGTATCAGCCAAAGTGCTTTGTTTGGCTGGGGAGGAGCATGTAGCTCTGTCTGCAGGTGTGTACATACAAACACCCGCAGCCATACATACACACGTGTTTTATGAGCAGTCTTGAAAGCAGTCAGCCAGTTGTGAATTTCCCTTTGCTGTTTACTCATGTTCAGCCTCTTCCCTAAGACAGTTTTAATTGTATATGAAGATACCTTTACCCGAAATGTTAGTTGGAGCCTCAAGCTTGCCAAATGGCGTGCCAGCTGCATGCTTTGCTCTGTAGAATTTAGAGGCTGAATGACAATCTCAAGGTAAAAAGAGAAACTAAATCATAGCTGAGCTGACACTAAAGATGTGCTCTTTTCTGAGAAAGTGGGCTTACTTTCATGCATATGGAAGACAACACAGCTTGTCCTTGATTCCCCTTTGGATAAGGGATGCTTAAGATAGAGGTGCATTCTTTACATCTCACCTATCCAACAGTAGCACTAGCAATTGAATTGGAACAAAGATACTAACCTTTGATCTGAGGTTATTTGTCTCAGTGCAGCTCACaattatgaggaaaaaatatagtaataaataacaaaagaaaaacactagGCAAGTGAAAGTCATCGTCTGCAGTATGTATTGGCAGAACTTACAAACCCCTGCCATAACAGCGAAATAATGAGGGTTAAAAgataatgtaataaaaatataaagggGGCAGGGTAAATTTCCTTGCCATTGAGTCACTGGATTTCTGTCCCTGTTCCACaatgtcaaaatatttaacagatgTAATTTAATAAAAGGATCAGCTGATTAAACACACATGCAATAATATATATAGAAAAGatacaaaactatttttggCCTGATCTTGCAAACATTATAATGCAAGTAATCTCTGTGAGCATAACAGGACTGAATCATTTCTGTGTTACTCTTAATAGAAAGCACACTTCACTGCACTTGTAACTATGGTAGCCTTAAATTATAGCATGGCATTTTGATTGTAATGGCAAAACGCCCCTGTTTAGGGATTATAAGAAGGGCTCTCAATACACTGTTCTGAAAATACATAACTGTAAGCTGTGCTAAAAGGATATTATCTAGAATCATTAGTGGCATACATCCTGACTTTTCCAACTTTGTTTTCAGGTGGATACGTTGCTAACAGTCTAGCAATTATGACAGATGCACTTCATATGTTAACTGACCTTAGTGGTATTATTTTGACCCTGCTTGCTCTCTGGCTGTCTGCAAAATCTCCCACAAAGAGGTTCACTTTTGGATTTCATCGCTTAGGTATGTAGATATCAGCTTTTGCTATTAACAAGAGTATTTTAAGCAACAACTGTAAAGATCACCTAATTCTAGAAGAATAGGTAACTAGAAAGAAAGTAGCAACAAGCCTAAAATTTGCTTTAACACTCTGACTGTAATGTCCTTTCACCGGCCATTGTGGATCCACTACACAGATTGTATTTCCACAAGGGAATAGATaataaaaatttttttacattttaaaccTCAGCCAAAAGTGAAGTTTGATGGCAGAGTTGCACTCACTATGAGCAGGATGTCTCTCTCCATCTCTGTGGAACTGGGACTTAGCAGATTCCGAGTTAAATTCTAAATGCTTGATTCATGTACTGTCTTGAAGAGGAAGGCTGGGGAATTGGATAGACGATGACATTGTAAGTATGACTTCCTACAAATGAACCATGGCCTAGAAAGTTTAAAAAGGGTTCAGAGGAGGAAGGTGTCCCCAGCAAGAACAAGAGTGGACGTGCAGCTGTGTTTCACAGCCTATCCACAGATGGTGGGCTGTTGCATTAGGTCAGGCCCCTGTGCACCTTTGTGCTTTGGAGTTGAGGCTTTTAAGCAAGAGGGACACATTCTTTGGCCACTCACTGCTGTACCGCTGTTAACTGCTTGTGTGACACACCGAGGAGCTTCTTGGAGCTGCACGTCAGTCAGTTGTTGTTCACAACATTATTGCCAGTGCCCAGGATGGACATcgttccattgacttcagtagaATTATGGATAGGACCTTTTTCTAGTGTCACTGTGAAAAACTACATCTTAATC comes from the Falco cherrug isolate bFalChe1 chromosome 7, bFalChe1.pri, whole genome shotgun sequence genome and includes:
- the BLOC1S6 gene encoding biogenesis of lysosome-related organelles complex 1 subunit 6 isoform X1, which gives rise to MLVQRPGPAIAPAARGARRARPIRRWRLRWRSCPLAGGARPLAVPSGHVPYIAPPGPAATQRRAPPRGAPAPKGRAAAASRHSRPPPRRAPSCEAAAGAVTCPGCPAEPASPPARPRARSRRGRAGGAGHRAASPPAQGERRRRRARHIHQRPRLRRSPCALPALPPGRPRGGRQQRARRGRAARRPPAIPARPRGSTGSSPAAGAGRGGAGAALRCAAPGVRPRWAGPGDASPDEGVVEDLPLIDEKAVEQLTEGLISHYLPDLQRSKSALQELTQNQVVLLETLEQEISKFKECNSILDINALFSEAKRYHNKLVNIRNEMMMLHEKTSKLKKRALKLQQKRQKEELEREQQREKELEREKQLTAKPARRT
- the BLOC1S6 gene encoding biogenesis of lysosome-related organelles complex 1 subunit 6 isoform X2 → MLVQRPGPAIAPAARGARRARPIRRWRLRWRSCPLAGGARPLAVPSGHVPYIAPPGPAATQRRAPPRGAPAPKGRAAAASRHSRPPPRRAPSCEAAAGAVTCPGCPAEPASPPARPRARSRRGRAGGAGHRAASPPAQGERRRRRARHIHQRPRLRRSPCALPALPPGRPRGGRQQRARRGRAARRPPAIPARPRGSTGSSPAAGAGRGGAGAALRCAAPGVRPRWAGPGDASPDEGVVEDLPLIDEKAVEQLTEGLISHYLPDLQRSKSALQELTQNQVVLLETLEQEISKFKECNSILDINALLCKTTIPA